TGCTTCTTCAGGTACTGGTCGATCACGGCCTGGTGCACGAAGCCTGTGAAGCCATCGCCCTCGGGGTCGTTCACATCCTTCTTCACTTTCCAATTGTCGTCGGGATGCGGCTCGCTGAGCACCACGAAGAACTTGAAGTTCGGGAACTCGCGCGCGATGCTGTTGAAGTGCTCCAGATAGAAGAGCTCACGCTTGCTCCGGCCGCCGTACCAGTACGTCACCTTGCGGCCGCTCTTCAGCGTGTGGAAGAGGTGGAAGAGGTGCGAGCGCATGGGGGCCATGCCGGCGCCGCCGCCGATGTAGAGCATCTCAGCACCGGTCTCCTTGATGAAGAACTCGCCGTAGGGGCCGCTGATGGTGACCTTGTCGCCGGGCTTGCAATTGAACACGTAGCTCGAGCAGATACCTGGATTCACGTCCATCCAGCCATTCTTCGCGCGGTCCCAGGGCGGCGTGGCGATGCGGATGTTGAGCATCACGATGTTGCCTTCGGCCGGGTGGTTGGCCATGGAGTAGGCGCGGAAGATGGGCTCGGGGTTCTTCATCTTCAGGTCCCAGAGCTTGTACTTGTCCCACTCGGGCTTGAAGTCCTGCGGATCGCGGCCCAGCGCCACCAGTTCGGGGTGGGCGGTGATATCCATGTCCTTGAAGTCCACTTCGCAGGGCGGCACATCGATCTGGATGTATCCGCCGGCCTCGAAGTGCAGGTGCTCGCCGGGCGGCAGCTTCACCACGAATTCCTTGATGAAGCTGGCCACGTTGTAGTTGCTCACCACCTCGCACTCCCACTTCTTGATGCCGAAGATCTCCTCGGGCACCTTGATGTCCATGTCCTGCTTCACCTTCACCTGGCAGCCCAGGCGCCATTTCTCGGCGATGGCCTTGCGGCTGAAGTAGGGCGCCTCGGTGGGCAGGATCTCGCCGCCGCCTTCCAGCACCTGGCACTTGCACATGGCGCAGGTGCCGCCGCCGCCGCAGGCGCTGGGCAGGAAGATCTTCTGCTCGCTTAGGGTGCTCAGCAGGGTGCTGCCGGCCGCGACCTCTACGGTCTTCTCGCCGTTGATGCGGATCTTGACCAGGCCGCTCGCCGTCAGCTTGGTCTTCGCGTAGAGCAGGATGCCCGTGAGCGCGAGCGTGACGATGAGGAAGACCGCGAGGGTGATGAGGATGGTGCTGCCCATTGGTCAGATCTTGATGCCCATGAAGGCCATGAAGGCAATGCCCATGAGGCCGGTGAGGATGAAGGTGATGCCCAGTCCGCGGAGCGGCTTGGGGATGTCGCTGTAGCGGAGCTTCTCACGGATGGCGGCGATGGCGACGATGGCCAGGAACCAGCCGACCCCGCTTCCAACGGCGAAGCTGCTCGCCTCGGCGATGGTGCTGTACTGGCGCTCCTGCATGAAGAGCGCGCCACCGAGGATGGAGCAGTTCACCGCGATCAGCGGCAGGAAGATGCCGAGCGCGCCGTAGAGCGCGGGCGCGAACTTCTCCACGATCATCTCCACGAGCTGCACGATGGCGGCCACCACGGCGATGAACATGATGAAGGCGAGGAAGCTGAGGTCCACATCGGCGAAGCCAGCGCCCAGCCAGCTCAGCGCCCCTTGCTTGAGCACGTAGTTCTCGAGCAGGTAGTTCACGGGCACGGTGACGCCCAGCACGAAGATCACCGCGGCTCCCAGGCCCACGGCCGTCTTCACGGTCTTGCTCACCGCCAGGTACGAGCACATGCCCAGGAAGTAGGCGAAGATCATGTTGTCGATGAAGATCGCCTTGACGAAGATGTTGACCAGGTTCATGGCGGTACGGTGTTACTGCTCGATGAGCTTGGTGTTACGCGAGCGCTGTATCCAGATGATGATCCCGACCAGCACGAGCGCCATGGGCGGCAGGATCATCATGTTGTTATTGAAATAGCCGCCCCCGTTCGCGGCGTACACGCTCTCGGGGATCAAACGGATGCCCATCCACGACCCGTTGCCGGTGATCTCGCGCACCGTGGCCACAGCCACCAGGATCCACGCATAGCCCAAGGAGTTGCCCAGTCCGTCGAGCGCGCTGGGCCACACCTTGTTGCCCATGGCGAAGGCCTCGTACCGGCCCATGAGGATGCAATTGGTGATGATCAGGCCCACGTACACGCCCACCTGCTTGCTCACATCATACACGTATGCCTTCAGCACGATGTCCACGAGCGTGACCAGGCCGGCGGCGATCACCAGCTGGGCGATGATGCGGATCCGGCCGGGGATCAGGTTGCGCAGGGCGCTGATCACCATGTTGCCCACCACCACCACGGCCAGCACGCTCAGGCTCATCACCACGGCGTTCTGCACCTTCACGGTGATGGCCAGCGCGCTGCAGATGCCCAGCACCTGCACGGTGATGGGGTTGTTATCGTTCAGCGGGTCCGTGATGAGCTTGCGGTTCTTCTTGCTGAAGAGGCCTTCGGCAGGCTTTGCTGCAGGAGCTGCGGTGGCGGTGCTCATGGGTTCACAAGGCTGGTAGAAGTGGAATCGGTCGCGAGGCTGTCGGTCGGCACGGCTTCGGTAACGGGCGGTGCAGGAGGCGCCACCACGGATTTGAGGTACTTGTCATACACGGCGAGGGTGCGCATCAGCATCTCATTCACGCCATCGCTGGTGATGGTGCCGCCGCTGATGCCATCGACCCCGTGCGGGTCAGTGGTCCCTGAGCCTCCCTTGTAGACCTTGATGCCCGTGTAGCTGCCATCCTCTTCGGTGATGGTCTTGCCCGGGAACTGGTCAATGAACACCGGCGTGGCGATCTCGGCGCCCAGTCCCGGGGTCTCGCCCTTGTGGTCGAAAGTGCTGCCGTAGATGGTGCGACCATCTTTCTCCACGCTGACGTAGCCCCAGACCGGGCCCCACAGCCCGGTGCCTACCATGGGCAGCACGAAGAGCTCCTTTCCATCCGTATTGGCCTTGTACACCGGGTACATCATATCCTCGGCTTTGCCCACTCCGGCTTTCCAGTCCTTGTACTGCTTCAGCACATCGAGGCTGAACGCATCGCCTTCTGCAGGCGCTCCGTTCGCATCCACGAGAAAGGTCTCCTTCACGAGCTCATCGTACTTGGCCGGGGCCGCATCGCGGTCAACCTTCACCTTGATGCTGGCGAGGATGTTCTGCATCTTCTCGCGGCGGATGTTCTCATCGTAGGCGGGCTTCAGCGCAAGGAAGGTCACCGCCAGCAGGGTGCCCACCACCACCACCATCACGGTGGCGAAGATGAAGGTGAACGAATTGCTGTTCTTGTCGAAGGCCATGGCGTTCGGTTAGGCGGTTTGCAGCGCAGCACGCTTCAGGCGGCGCTTGATGTTGGCCTGCACAACATAGTGGTCGATCAGCGGGGCCATCACGTTCATGAAGAGGATGGCCAGCATCATGCCCTCGGGGTAGGCGGGGTTCACCACGCGGATGAGGATGGCCATGGCACCGATGAGGAAGCCATAGATCCATTTCCCGGTATCGGTCTGAGCCGCAGTGACCGGATCGGTGGCCATGAAGACCGTCCCGAACATGAAGCTGCCGAGCATGAGCTGATGGAGAATGGGGATCTGCATGTACGCGTTGCCGATCTGCGGGCCCACCCAATTGAAGAGTGCTGCCATGGCCGAGCCGCCCAGCACGGTGGCCAGCATGATGCGCCAGCTGCCGATGCCGGTGATGATGAGGATGGCCGCGCCGATCAGGCAGGCGAATGCGCTGGTCTCGCCGATGCTGCCGGCCTCGAAGCCCCAGAACGACTGCATCATGGGCGTCACCTTATCGATGGCGCCGCTGGCTGCATGGCCCAATGAAGTAGCGCCGCTGAAACCGTCGACCACCTTCTGGCCTTCTTCCACGCTGGTGCTCACCCACACCTTGTCGCCGCTCATCATGGTGGGGTAGGCGAAGAAGAGGAAGGCCCGCGCGGTGAGGGCCACGTTCACGACGTTCATGCCGGTGCCGCCGAACACCTCCTTGCCTATCACCACCGCGAAGGCAGCGCCCACGGCCACCATCCACAGCGGGGTGTCCACAGGCATCACCAAAGGGATGAGCATGCCGCTCACGAGATAGCCTTCTTGGATGGGATGCCCCTTGATGCTGGTGAAGAGGAACTCGATGCCAAGGCCCACGCCGTAGCTCACCACCACGATGGGCAGCACCTTGATCGCGCCGAAGAGGAACTTGTCCCAGAAGCCATCGCCGAGCTCCATGAACTGCCCGAGCGCCAGGTAATGCTGATGGCCCACGTTCCACATGCCGAAGAGCAGGCAGGGGATCATGGCCGTGATCACGATGCTCATGGTCCGCTTCAGGTCGATGCCGTCGCGGATGTGCGCCCCGCGCTCGGTGGCGTGACCGGGGGTGAAGAGGAAGGTCTCCAGGCCGTCGAAGACCCAGTGCAGCTTCTCGAGCTTGCCGCCCTTTGCGAAGGTGGGCTTTACCTTATCGACGAGGTTCCGCAGCGCTTTCATGCCGATCGCTCAGGTGGTTTCCTTCTTCAGGGCATCGAGTCCGGCGCGGACGATGCTCTGCGAATTGATCTTGCTGGTGCAAACGAACTCGCACAGGGCGAAGTCCTCCGGCGCCACTTCATAAAGCCCCAGCTTCTCCATTTGTTCGATGTCGTTCGCCAGGATCGCCTTCAGCAGCTGAACAGGATAGATGTCGAAGGGGAAGACCTGCTCGTACTGTCCGCTCATCACGAAGGCGCGCTCCTCGCCGTTCTGATTGGTGTCCGGCGCGAACTTCTTGCCGGGCATGAGCCAGGTGGGGAAGCTGCGGTTGGCGCTGAAGGTGTTGAAGCCCGGAGTGGCCCAACCGTCGGTGATGAAGAACTTGGGCGTGTCGCCTTCCGGCAGCAGGGTCACCTGGCCGTGGTAGAATCCGAGGAAGCCATCGGCGCCCACCGTGCTGCCGGTGAGGCAGTTGCCGCTCACCACGCGCACCTTGCCTTCAACACCGCCGATGAGGTCCTTCAGGGGTGCGCCGATCACGGTGCGCACGTACTTCGGATTGCGCGCCATGCTGCCGGTGATGGCGATGGTGCGCGAAGCATCGAAGCGGCCCTGGCGGAAGAGGCGGCCGATGAGGATCACATCCTGCACGCTCACGGTCCACACCAGATCGCCCTTGTTGATGGGGCTGATGGCATGGATCTGCACGCCCACATTGCCCGCCGGGTGCGGTCCGCTGAAGCTGTGGCGCGTCACGCCCTTGGCATCGAGGAATTCGCGCGCGGCGGTCTTATCGCTCACGCCCAGATGCACCTTGCCTTTGGTGAGCTTGGCCAGCGCATCGAGGCCGGTCTGGAAATCGGCGCCGTGGTTGCGCACGACCAGATCAAGGTCAGGCGCCAGCGGAGCGCTATCGAAGGCGCTCACGAAGATGGCTTTGGGCTCCTGGGCCGGGTTGGCCACGATGTCGTACGGGCGCTGCGTGATCACCGGCCAGGCACCGCTCTTGAGCAGCTTCTGGATGATGGTCTCCCGGTTCATGGAGCCGGGCTCTCCGGTGCCGAAGTCCTCGTACTCGGTCTGGGCATCGGCCAGGATCCGCACCTCGAGCACCTTGCGCTTCTCGCCGCGCAGCACATCGGCCACCTCGCCGCTCACAGGGCTGGTATAGAGCACGCGCTCGTTGTACTTGTCGGCGAAGAGGGCAGTGCCCGCTTTCACCTTGTCGCCGGGCTTCACCAGCACCTTGGGCACGAGGCCGTGGAAATCGGTCGGTTTTATCGCGATGACCTTCGCGGGATCAGCCTGCACAAGGACCTTCTCTGCTTCGCCCTTCAGGCGGATGTCGAGTCCTTTGCGGATCCGGATCGTGTTGGACATGCTGCGGGTACCCCGTCCGGCAGGGCGGCGGCAAATGTAGTCGCGCACCTTTCGCCTCCAAGTCGTGCGGAGAGCTGCTTCAACCTCGGTTTTCAACAAGCTGAAGATGGCCTCGCTGACCAACGGGAACCTTGCGGGCCATGGTGGATGTTCCGGGACCCTGTGGCTTCTACTTTCGTGGCCCGCGATCAGCAGCGGTGGTGTGAGCATGCGCGTGGCCATCTTCTCTTCGATCCTGCTTCTGGCCTGTGCGAGTGCGGCTCCTGCGAGCGGTGGCAACGAGGCTGTCGAGCATGCGAAGCCTGTCAGCGCGCTCACCCCCGACCGCGTGTACAGCCCCACCATCCGCACGGTGCAATGCTTCAAGGCCGGCTTCGAGCTGGCAGCGCCCATCATCGAGCTGGGCAGCACTGAGCAAGTGGTGCTGCGCTTCGACGACCTCGCGCCCGACATTGAGGACCTGTCCTATACCCTGGTGCACTGCGATCACGCGTGGCAGCCATCGGATCTCCCGGTAGGCCTCTTTATCGAAGGTGCCAGCAACGCCTACCTGCCGCCCGGCCAGCTCAGCTACAACACCTTGCAGCCGTTCATCCACTACGAGGTCGTGGTGCCCAATGAACAGATGAGGCCCATGCGCAGCGGCAATTACCTGATCAAGGTGTACCGCGGCGGCGATGAAGAGGACCTGGTGCTCACGCGCCGCATGCTGGTGGTGGAGCCGGTGTCCAGCATCAATGCCCGCGTGGCTCCTGCACGCCAAGTGGATCTGCGCGATGCGGCCCAGCAGGTCGATCTCACCATCAACACCAACAACCTGCCCGTGCAGGACCCCTTCGGGGAATTGCACGTCACCATCCTGCAGAACTTCCGGTGGGACGATGCCCGCACCGGCGCCCAGCCCCGCTTCGTTCGCGGCACCGAGCTGGTGTATGATTTCCCGGACCAGGCCCTCTTCATGGGCGGCAATGAGTTCCGCAACTTCGACCTGAAGGACCAGCGCTTCATCACCAACCGCATCGAGCGCATCGTGCCCGGCCTGGGCCAGCGCGTGTACGAGGCCTGGCTGCAGCCCGAGGCGCCGCGCACCATCCGCCGCTACAACAGCCAGCAGGACATCAACGGGAAATACCTCGTGCGCAACGACATGGTGGATGGCGACCCGCTCGGCGCCGATTACTTCAACGTGCATTTCTTGCTGCCCATGGAAGCGCCGCTGATGCAAGAGCCCTACGTGTACGGCCAGCTCAGCGATTGGCAATGCCAGCCGGCCTTCCGCATGCAATGGGATGCGGAGCGCAAGGCCTATCACGCGGCGATCCTGATCAAGCAGGGCTTCTACGACTTCAGCTATGTGACGCTGGCGCGCGAGACCGGCGCCGCCGATATCACCACCATCGAGGGCAGCCACTTCGAGACGGAGAACGATTACACCGTGCTGCTCTACTTCACCGACCGCATGCAGCGCCTCGACCGGCTGGTAGGGGTGAGGTGGGTGAACAGCCGGCGGTAGGCGGTGCGGCTGGGCGCCAAGCTGTCCGCATCCGCTGCGCGTTGTCCGAGGGTCGGACCCACCATCACCGTCATCTTTAGCGCATGAATCCGATCCGGTTCCTGCGCCTGCTGTTCAAAGGTCCCACCCCGCAGCAGATGGCCGCGCAATTGCGGAAACCGCATGGCTTCATGGCGCGCAAGGTGGGCGAGCGCATGAACGCGGCCAATCGATCGCTGTACGAGGGTGCATGGGAAGCGCTTGACCTGCGCGATGGCATGAGCGTGCTCGAGATCGGATTCGGCAATGGGCTCTTCTTCGGCGACCTCGCGCGCCGAGCAAAGGCCTTGCGATTGCACGGCCTCGACTTCAGCAAGGACATGGTGGAGCAAGCCACCGAGCGGAACGCCGAACTCATCGCCTCCGGCGTTCTATCGCTTGCTCATGGTCCCAGCGACCGCATGCCTTTCGCCGACGCATCGTTCGACCGGGTCTTCTGCATCAACGTGGTCTACTTCTGGGACGATCCGGGCGTCCATTTGCGTGAAGTGCGCCGCGTCCTGAAACCAGGCGGGACATTCACCGCCGTGCTGCGCACGCGAGCATCCATGGAGAGCATGCCCTTCACGGCATTCGGCTTCACGAAGTACGAGCAGGACGATTGGGAGCGCGTGCTGCGCGCCAACGGGTTCACGACGACCGGCACCGCAGTGCTGCGAGAACCGGAGATCGAATTCGCTGGAGCGCGCTTCACGCCGGAGAGCCTGGTGATGACGAGCGTGTGAGGAATCGGCCGTCGCGGGTGCCGGCTGCCCGTCGGCTGGCCTACATTCGCCGCCCGCATGAAAAACATGCAACCCAACACCAAACGATGATGACCGCAAGACACCTCCTTCTTGGAATCGCCCTCGCCAGCACCACCTTCCTCTCCGCGCAGAAGAAGACCGTGGCCGTAGTGACCTGCTACGTGGATAAGTACATCGACACATCGGACTTGAACGGCGATGCATCGCTGGCGGCAGGCGTGGCCACGCTGGCCAAGGACGACCGCTTCGACCTCACCTCCGTGCTGGCCAAATTCCACGATGATTTCTTCGGCCTTTACGCCAAGGAATTCACCTTCGACTTCATGCCGGAAGCGGACGTGATCGGCAATGAGCAGTACAAGGCCTTCGTGAGCAAGTTCGGCGAGAGCGACCAGGACGGCAGCCGCCTCATGGACGGCTCCCTGCCTTACCCGGGCTACAAGGTGCTGATCCCGAATGCGCTGAAGAAGGAGAACAGCAACAAGATGAAGATGCTCGAGATCTTCAAGGGCAAGGCCGATGGCGTCATGTTCATCAACCTCGGCTTCAAGTTCCAGCCCAAGGTGGCCGTGGGCGGCATGGGCACCGCCGGCGTGGCCGCAGTGATGAACATCATGCTCTTCAACAGCGAAGGGGAGAAGGTCTTCAACTTCGTGGAGTACGCCCCGGCGAAGA
The DNA window shown above is from Flavobacteriales bacterium and carries:
- a CDS encoding class I SAM-dependent methyltransferase, encoding MNPIRFLRLLFKGPTPQQMAAQLRKPHGFMARKVGERMNAANRSLYEGAWEALDLRDGMSVLEIGFGNGLFFGDLARRAKALRLHGLDFSKDMVEQATERNAELIASGVLSLAHGPSDRMPFADASFDRVFCINVVYFWDDPGVHLREVRRVLKPGGTFTAVLRTRASMESMPFTAFGFTKYEQDDWERVLRANGFTTTGTAVLREPEIEFAGARFTPESLVMTSV
- the nqrC gene encoding NADH:ubiquinone reductase (Na(+)-transporting) subunit C, translating into MAFDKNSNSFTFIFATVMVVVVGTLLAVTFLALKPAYDENIRREKMQNILASIKVKVDRDAAPAKYDELVKETFLVDANGAPAEGDAFSLDVLKQYKDWKAGVGKAEDMMYPVYKANTDGKELFVLPMVGTGLWGPVWGYVSVEKDGRTIYGSTFDHKGETPGLGAEIATPVFIDQFPGKTITEEDGSYTGIKVYKGGSGTTDPHGVDGISGGTITSDGVNEMLMRTLAVYDKYLKSVVAPPAPPVTEAVPTDSLATDSTSTSLVNP
- a CDS encoding NADH:ubiquinone reductase (Na(+)-transporting) subunit D; its protein translation is MSTATAAPAAKPAEGLFSKKNRKLITDPLNDNNPITVQVLGICSALAITVKVQNAVVMSLSVLAVVVVGNMVISALRNLIPGRIRIIAQLVIAAGLVTLVDIVLKAYVYDVSKQVGVYVGLIITNCILMGRYEAFAMGNKVWPSALDGLGNSLGYAWILVAVATVREITGNGSWMGIRLIPESVYAANGGGYFNNNMMILPPMALVLVGIIIWIQRSRNTKLIEQ
- a CDS encoding DUF5103 domain-containing protein; this encodes MASLTNGNLAGHGGCSGTLWLLLSWPAISSGGVSMRVAIFSSILLLACASAAPASGGNEAVEHAKPVSALTPDRVYSPTIRTVQCFKAGFELAAPIIELGSTEQVVLRFDDLAPDIEDLSYTLVHCDHAWQPSDLPVGLFIEGASNAYLPPGQLSYNTLQPFIHYEVVVPNEQMRPMRSGNYLIKVYRGGDEEDLVLTRRMLVVEPVSSINARVAPARQVDLRDAAQQVDLTINTNNLPVQDPFGELHVTILQNFRWDDARTGAQPRFVRGTELVYDFPDQALFMGGNEFRNFDLKDQRFITNRIERIVPGLGQRVYEAWLQPEAPRTIRRYNSQQDINGKYLVRNDMVDGDPLGADYFNVHFLLPMEAPLMQEPYVYGQLSDWQCQPAFRMQWDAERKAYHAAILIKQGFYDFSYVTLARETGAADITTIEGSHFETENDYTVLLYFTDRMQRLDRLVGVRWVNSRR
- a CDS encoding NADH:ubiquinone reductase (Na(+)-transporting) subunit F, with protein sequence MGSTILITLAVFLIVTLALTGILLYAKTKLTASGLVKIRINGEKTVEVAAGSTLLSTLSEQKIFLPSACGGGGTCAMCKCQVLEGGGEILPTEAPYFSRKAIAEKWRLGCQVKVKQDMDIKVPEEIFGIKKWECEVVSNYNVASFIKEFVVKLPPGEHLHFEAGGYIQIDVPPCEVDFKDMDITAHPELVALGRDPQDFKPEWDKYKLWDLKMKNPEPIFRAYSMANHPAEGNIVMLNIRIATPPWDRAKNGWMDVNPGICSSYVFNCKPGDKVTISGPYGEFFIKETGAEMLYIGGGAGMAPMRSHLFHLFHTLKSGRKVTYWYGGRSKRELFYLEHFNSIAREFPNFKFFVVLSEPHPDDNWKVKKDVNDPEGDGFTGFVHQAVIDQYLKKHEAPEDIEFYFCGPPMMNAAVLKMVDDWGVPKENVSFDDFGG
- the nqrE gene encoding NADH:ubiquinone reductase (Na(+)-transporting) subunit E; this translates as MNLVNIFVKAIFIDNMIFAYFLGMCSYLAVSKTVKTAVGLGAAVIFVLGVTVPVNYLLENYVLKQGALSWLGAGFADVDLSFLAFIMFIAVVAAIVQLVEMIVEKFAPALYGALGIFLPLIAVNCSILGGALFMQERQYSTIAEASSFAVGSGVGWFLAIVAIAAIREKLRYSDIPKPLRGLGITFILTGLMGIAFMAFMGIKI
- a CDS encoding Na(+)-translocating NADH-quinone reductase subunit A yields the protein MSNTIRIRKGLDIRLKGEAEKVLVQADPAKVIAIKPTDFHGLVPKVLVKPGDKVKAGTALFADKYNERVLYTSPVSGEVADVLRGEKRKVLEVRILADAQTEYEDFGTGEPGSMNRETIIQKLLKSGAWPVITQRPYDIVANPAQEPKAIFVSAFDSAPLAPDLDLVVRNHGADFQTGLDALAKLTKGKVHLGVSDKTAAREFLDAKGVTRHSFSGPHPAGNVGVQIHAISPINKGDLVWTVSVQDVILIGRLFRQGRFDASRTIAITGSMARNPKYVRTVIGAPLKDLIGGVEGKVRVVSGNCLTGSTVGADGFLGFYHGQVTLLPEGDTPKFFITDGWATPGFNTFSANRSFPTWLMPGKKFAPDTNQNGEERAFVMSGQYEQVFPFDIYPVQLLKAILANDIEQMEKLGLYEVAPEDFALCEFVCTSKINSQSIVRAGLDALKKETT
- a CDS encoding NADH:ubiquinone reductase (Na(+)-transporting) subunit B, yielding MKALRNLVDKVKPTFAKGGKLEKLHWVFDGLETFLFTPGHATERGAHIRDGIDLKRTMSIVITAMIPCLLFGMWNVGHQHYLALGQFMELGDGFWDKFLFGAIKVLPIVVVSYGVGLGIEFLFTSIKGHPIQEGYLVSGMLIPLVMPVDTPLWMVAVGAAFAVVIGKEVFGGTGMNVVNVALTARAFLFFAYPTMMSGDKVWVSTSVEEGQKVVDGFSGATSLGHAASGAIDKVTPMMQSFWGFEAGSIGETSAFACLIGAAILIITGIGSWRIMLATVLGGSAMAALFNWVGPQIGNAYMQIPILHQLMLGSFMFGTVFMATDPVTAAQTDTGKWIYGFLIGAMAILIRVVNPAYPEGMMLAILFMNVMAPLIDHYVVQANIKRRLKRAALQTA